One region of Drosophila teissieri strain GT53w chromosome 2L, Prin_Dtei_1.1, whole genome shotgun sequence genomic DNA includes:
- the LOC122623673 gene encoding bromodomain-containing protein 4-like translates to MAARASSNNREVRETGTEEQPGAIWSRDSDTYLQLLASPLVSRYPSPVQEDPEEVPDMDLSEEETVAEGPIAYVPLSSESEDDDGGETVTTEVSADEDEGGRIARARMAYRNVRAPLPPTPPPPSQPPLPPTSTPPPPTPQQQEHPQPPTPVPQQQEQPKPPPLSQPQTPVPQSPLPPTPPAQPHPPPVPRTPTPPPAKPTPPPPRTPTPPPQDEEGPRCELQQSWDVDQAHVAQTLRTIGMGGRRWHQQTVTWTWPAPAEDTPESRVLEQVGEVGWMPVEHRARDPRTRVRTEDESPAENPEKGPWVWPAPPPPKLARQKSGPEARQPPQRSCLRRQASQNEKP, encoded by the exons ATGGCAGCACGCGCATCAAGTAACAACCGGGAGGTGCGGGAGACCGGCACTGAGGAACAGCCCGGAGCGATATGGAGTAGGGATTCCGATACCTATCTCCAGCTTCTGGCGTCACCCCTGGTGTCGCGATACCCATCCCCGGTTCAGGAGGATCCGGAAGAGGTGCCCGACATGGATCTGTCGGAGGAGGAGACGGTGGCCGAGGGGCCAATCGCGTACGTGCCCCTCTCGTCGGAGAGTGAGGATGATGACGGGGGTGAGACGGTCACCACGGAGGTGTCCGCAGACGAGGACGAAGGAGGCCGGATCGCGAGGGCCAGAATGGCGTACCGCAACGTGCG TGCACCGTTGCCACcgacaccaccgccgccgtcgcagCCACCGTTGCCACCGACATCAACGCCGCCACCACCGACgccgcagcaacaggagcatccgcagccaccgacgccgGTGCCACAACAACAGGAGCAGCCGAAGCCACCGCCGTTGTCGCAGCCTCAGACGCCGGTGCCGCAGTCGCCGttgccgccgacgccgccgGCGCAGCCGCATCCACCACCAGTACCACGCACACCGACACCGCCGCCAGCAAAACCGACGCCTCCGCCACCACGCACACCGACACCGCCACCCCAGGATGAGGAGGGGCCCCGGTGCGAGCTGCAGCAGTCCTGGGACGTGGACCAGGCGCACGTCGCGCAGACGCTGCGCACGATCGGCATGGGCGGCCGCCGGTGGCACCAGCAGACTGTGACGTGGACGTGGCCCGCACCAGCGGAGGACACGCCGGAGAGCCGCGTGTTGGAGCAGGTGGGCGAGGTCGGTTGGATGCCGGTCGAACACCGAGCGCGCGACCCGCGAACGCGAGTCAGGACAGAGGACGAAAGCCCGGCGGAGAACCCGGAGAagggtccgtgggtgtggcccgCGCCGCCACCACCAAAACTTGCGCGGCAGAAATCGGGCCCCGAGGCTCGCCAGCCGCCGCAGCGATCCTGCCTCCGCAGGCAGGCGTCACAGAATGAGAAGCCGTAG